TAATGAGAATATGCAAAGTGCCACGAAAGCACTCATAAAATGGTAACTGACCTTTCTTTTCGATGGGGGAGGACCATAAATCTTTGAATTATTTGCATTTCCTACCTAAAAGCTATTCGGAGCGAAGCGCCACGTGGTTTCAAAATCCCTGAAGCAAGCCAGGCTCATTTATGTCTGTCCCCTTCCTGGAGAATCATGCTGGGGACTCTTCACAGCTCCCTCCTTCCGGTAATTTCTCTGCTTTGAGATTAGTGACCCCATACTTGACCCCCATTTTAAGCTCCAGGATCACCGGACCGCCATTTGCTGTGCATTTTTATGTTGACGAGCAAccatttctgtaaatatttctaaaacctACTAATCACCTTTCTGTCCAGCATCCCACACTTGAAACCTGAGCTTTGGCttccaactctctctctctaggTCCTATTACTTATCAGTCACCAAATTCTGCTTTTTCCTCCAaaatctttctcatctttctctcttcatttctgtctctgtcttctcacTATGCTCCTCTgtatcttttctctcctccccccgcACTTGCTGCTAGGCTAAATTTCAGAAGACACCACTTGCAGTATGCCACATCCCTTCAGTGGCTTCCTACTGTTTGACAGATCACGCTGGCATGGCATTCAGGGCACTCCTCTGTTTCCAGCTACTTTTCTAGAGACATCTAGACTCCCTTGGCTTTCTCACCCCGCAGCCAGCCAGCCATGcttcctctctgcttctgtgcTCAGTCTCGCCTCCACTGAAACACCACCTGGACGACAGGCAGTTGTCTGGGTGAATGTGTGTGAGGTGTGTTATGAGAGTGTGTCCTCTGatgtgtgagggcagggaccctgcCTCAGACACCCCTGGGAATCCCAGAGctggatgaaagaatgaatccCTCCTTTTCCTCAGGCCACAAAGAGCCTTGCCTTCTTTCCTAGTATTCTTCAAGGCAGAAAGATACAACTTGAACAAAATTTATTGGTTTTCCTTGATTGCCTCTGGCCCGGCGCTGGAAGGGCTCTCTGGGTTCGTCTGGCCTTGTTTCCGGGCTGCTGCTGCAGCAGCTTTTAAggcccttctctgtttctttagcTTTTGAGCCTCCTGGAAAACCTGGGGATGGAAAGGAGCAGGAAAAAACATTGTAATCGTAGGCAAAACCTCCGACTGGGAGCAGGTGGGGTGGTAACCGACTTGCCCATCTGCTCACCCCAGCTTTTCTCCATGGGGTTGGTGGTCTGTGAGTTACTGCAAGGCCTTCGGGCCAGTTCTATGCCTCCATCAGAAACAGATGCCCCCTCCCTTCTGCTGTCTCCACCACAGTCCCAGAGCAGGGGCCGACCAAAGCAGCAATTTGGACTCACCCGAATGCACAGAGCCTTCTTGGTCACCCAGCGGCGGTGGGCTTTTCGATAGTATAGAGGGGGAAAGGTGTACGCAATTCCCAGCTCCTTGCACGTCTTCTCAAAGACATTATAGTTGGTCTTACGGAGgtttttgagcatctttttccTCTGGTCAATGCTCATCAGCAGATAGCGCTTGTGGGCTTTGTCCTGTAAGATAGTCGGTATTCCTTTTAGTATTATATAAATCAGTGGTGTACCACTTCACAGTAACAAAGGATGGTCATTTTATCATCGCATTGAAACCTCCCAACAATCTTATGCGAATATTACTGCAACTGACATAGGTATTGtcattgttattcccattttatagatgggaaactAAAGGCTCAACAATGTTACCAAGTCTCAAACATAGA
The Rhinolophus ferrumequinum isolate MPI-CBG mRhiFer1 chromosome 9, mRhiFer1_v1.p, whole genome shotgun sequence genome window above contains:
- the MRPS15 gene encoding 28S ribosomal protein S15, mitochondrial isoform X2, giving the protein MCGLILRAARGYAIQKPVRPSQEDDPPPSTLLKDYQNIPGIEKADDVVKRLLSLEMANQKEKLKIKQEQLMNKVVANPEDTSSLEARIVALTVKIRNYEEHMQKHRKDKAHKRYLLMSIDQRKKMLKNLRKTNYNVFEKTCKELGIAYTFPPLYYRKAHRRWVTKKALCIRVFQEAQKLKKQRRALKAAAAAARKQGQTNPESPSSAGPEAIKENQ